A genome region from Coffea arabica cultivar ET-39 chromosome 7e, Coffea Arabica ET-39 HiFi, whole genome shotgun sequence includes the following:
- the LOC113702054 gene encoding protein SET DOMAIN GROUP 40 isoform X2, with product MAEEEDDAANLEFFLHWASELGISDSSSSTLPHKDSTFLPSCLGHSLVVSHFPDAGGRGLAAARDLRKGELILRVPKAALMTSESLMVKDQVLSACIKSHPFLSSTQILTIALLNEVNKGKSSWWYPYLKQLPRSYDTLAGFGQFEIQALQVDDAIWAAEKAAGKAKLEWQEASVVMAELKLKPALQTFKISSRTMHVPWDDAGCLCPVGDFFNYAAPAEEPCGNKTLGSCGNGFSMQTEGLSEANAQRLTDAGFEDDVGAYCFYAKRNYREKEQVLLSYGMYTNLELLEHYGFLLDDNPNDMAFIPLEPDMYTLCSWPKELLYIDQDGKPSFALLSAMRLWATPPNKRRSVGHLAYSGKQISVENEITVMGWIAKKCQDMLQNLRTSIEQDKLLLSSIGKIEDIFLPVELEKLPSICSTELRAFLESHEPTNEEAFNNLHIPRNARRSISRWILAVQWRLSYKRKLLCCIAE from the exons ATGGCTGAAGAAGAAGACGATGCAGCAAACCTCGAATTCTTCCTGCACTGGGCATCAGAGTTGGGAATATCAgactcttcttcttctactcTCCCTCATAAAGACTCCACCTTTCTACCTTCTTGCTTGGGTCACTCGCTAGTTGTCTCCCATTTTCCTGATGCCGGCGG AAGGGGTTTAGCAGCAGCTCGTGATCTTAGAAAAGGGGAGTTGATACTAAGAGTTCCTAAGGCAGCCTTGATGACAAGCGAGAGTTTGATGGTCAAAGATCAAGTGCTCTCTGCCTGTATAAAATCAcacccttttctttcttccactCAG ATATTAACCATTGCACTTTTGAACGAAGTCAATAAGGGGAAAAGTTCTTGGTGGTACCCTTACTTAAAGCAGTTGCCACGCAGTTATGACACGCTTGCAGGTTTTGGTCAATTTGAGATACAAGCTTTGCAA GTGGATGATGCCATCTGGGCTGCGGAAAAGGCTGCAGGAAAGGCCAAGTTGGAGTGGCAAGAAGCTAGTGTAGTTATGGCCGAACTTAAGCTCAAGCCTGCTTTACAAACCTTTAAG ATATCATCCCGCACAATGCACGTACCATGGGATGATGCTGGATGCTTGTGTCCTGTCGGAGACTTCTTCAATTATGCCGCTCCTGCAGAGGAACCGTGTGGTAATAAGACTTTGGGGTCTTGTGGAAATGGTTTCAGTATGCAGACTGAAGGATTGTCTGAAGCCAATGCACAGAGATTAACAGATGCTGGATTTGAGGATGATGTTGGTGCTTATTGTTTCTATGCTAAGAGAAACTACAGAGAGAAGGAGCAG GTTCTACTAAGTTATGGAATGTACACAAATCTGGAGCTGCTTGAGCACTATGGGTTTCTTCTAGATGATAACCCAAATGACATGGCTTTTATCCCTTTGGAACCTGACATGTATACATTGTGTTCATGGCCCAAAGAATTGCTATATATTGACCAAGACGGGAAGCCATCCTTTGCCCTACTCTCTGCTATGCGGTTGTGGGCAACTCCTCCAAACAAACGGCGATCTGTTGGACACCTTGCTTATTCGGGAAAGCAAATTTCAGTAGAGAATGAGATAACTGTCATGGGGTGGATAGCAAAGAAATGCCAAGATATGTTACAGAATCTGAGGACATCAATTGAACAGGATAAGTTGTTGCTGAGCAGCATTGGCAAAATTGAGGATATTTTTCTTCCAGTGGAGCTCGAGAAATTGCCATCAATATGTAGCACTGAGCTTCGTGCCTTCCTTGAAAGCCATGAACCAACTAATGAGGAAGCTTTCAACAACTTGCATATACCTCGAAATGCAAGAAGGTCTATCTCTAGGTGGATATTAGCTGTCCAGTGGAGACTCAGCTACAAGAGAAAATTACTATGCTGCATTGCAGAATGA
- the LOC113701813 gene encoding phytoene synthase 2, chloroplastic-like, protein MSVALLWVVLPISEVTNSIAFLEPVREGSRLLDSSRFVGRGKNCLCNGRLEKGKQQRWNSGYLNGDSRNCCLGGSRLKNRGKFSVIPNVVVSPAGEIAMSSEQKVYDVVLKQAALVNRQLRSREDWDVKPDIVLPGNLNILSEAYDRCGEVCAEYAQTFYLGTMLMTPERRRAIWAIYVWCRRTDELVDGPNASHITPTALDRWEARLEDVFRGRPFDMLDAALSDTVSKFPVDIQPFRDMIEGMRMDLKKSRYKNFDELYLYCYYVAGTVGLMSVPVMGIAPESKATVESVYNAALALGIANQLTNILRDVGEDATRGRIYLPQDELAQAGLSDEDIFAGKVTDQWRNFMKQQMKRARKFFDEAEKGVTELNSASRWPVWASLLLYRQILDEIEANDYNNFDRRAYVSKPKKLLALPMAYAKSLVPPRTSSTLAKGMS, encoded by the exons ATGTCTGTTGCTTTGCTATGGGTTGTTTTACCTATCTCAGAGGTCACGAACAGCATTGCATTCCTGGAACCGGTACGGGAAGGAAGCCGGCTTCTTGATTCGTCCAGGTTCGTGGGTCGGGGTAAAAACTGCTTGTGCAATGGCAGACTTGAGAAAGGCAAGCAACAAAGGTGGAATTCTGGCTATCTTAATGGAGATTCAAGAAACTGTTGCTTGGGAGGGTCTAGGTTGAAGAACCGAGGCAAATTTTCTGTGATTCCCAATGTAGTGGTTAGCCCAGCTGGAGAAATTGCCATGTCTTCAGAGCAAAAGGTTTATGATGTGGTTTTGAAGCAGGCGGCCTTGGTTAATAGACAATTGAGATCTCGAGAAGATTGGGACGTGAAGCCCGATATTGTTCTCCCAGGAAATTTAAACATATTAAGTGAAGCTTATGATCGCTGCGGTGAAGTATGTGCTGAATATGCCCAGACTTTTTACTTGG GAACAATGCTAATGACACCTGAGAGAAGAAGAGCTATTTGGGCGATATATG TTTGGTGCAGGAGAACAGATGAGCTCGTTGATGGGCCTAATGCATCACATATAACTCCAACTGCATTGGATAGGTGGGAAGCGCGATTGGAAGATGTCTTTAGAGGTCGTCCTTTTGATATGCTTGATGCTGCTCTTTCAGATACTGTTTCCAAGTTTCCAGTTGACATCCAG CCATTCAGAGACATGATTGAAGGAATGAGGATGGACCTAAAGAAGTCAAGATACAAAAACTTTGATGAGCTATACCTCTACTGTTACTATGTGGCCGGTACCGTTGGATTGATGAGTGTCCCAGTTATGGGCATTGCACCAGAATCAAAAGCAACAGTAGAAAGTGTCTATAATGCAGCCCTGGCATTAGGGATTGCTAACCAGCTGACTAACATCCTAAGGGATGTTGGAGAAGA TGCTACAAGAGGAAGGATCTACCTACCCCAAGATGAATTAGCACAGGCAGGGCTTTCAGATGAGGATATATTTGCTGGAAAGGTCACTGACCAATGGAGGAATTTCATGAAGCAGCAAATGAAAAGAGCAAGGAAGTTCTTTGATGAGGCAGAGAAAGGAGTGACCGAGCTCAACTCTGCTAGCAGATGGCCT GTATGGGCATCGCTATTGTTGTATCGTCAAATACTCGACGAGATTGAAGCCAATGACTACAACAATTTTGACAGGAGAGCTTATGTTAGCAAACCGAAGAAGTTACTTGCTCTGCCAATGGCATATGCAAAGTCTCTTGTACCTCCAAGAACATCATCTACGCTAGCAAAAGGCATGAGCTGA
- the LOC113701367 gene encoding uncharacterized protein, whose translation MSSLSHSSSTCSFWSTLLHSLLLLAWFCSSAFLQVSNAASPSVNVANVSQVEDAAYFHLYYGNSFKVIKNGLDGQSYLLIQKNTRMAARTKYCTPRIRSFIIPLSNYSVDTVLFPVSFFELLGLLGNLKGITSDLVASPCVLKLHSEGQVGVVNKTEPGQLSQFAAYFISDTDQAQSCNYATFVPLVEDAPLQRAEWIKYLGVFSNLETRANQVYDMIKENYICLSRAAANKTASFKPTVAWMEFNDGVWSFTKETYKLKYVQDAGGANIDDSINKVTYNISIPDDLEEFYAILCTVDVVIDETYVPDPDAYMLSTFLQNTNLEDKSCFAFLANQSLWRFDKRIQKSSVLVQDWYDGAVSQPQLVLADLIEALSPSGNYTTTYIRNVAKGEGVINISPDMCQRESSTAMDPVVIPC comes from the exons ATGTCTTCACTGTCACACTCTTCTTCAACTTGTTCTTTCTGGAGTACTTTACTGCATTCCTTGTTGCTCTTGGCTTGGTTCTGTTCTTCTGCATTTCTTCAAGTTTCGAATGCTGCAAGTCCTAGTGTCAATGTCGCCAATGTCTCCCAGGTGGAGGATGCTGCATACTTTCATCTATATTATGGCAACAGTTTCAAAGTCATCAAGAACGGATTAGATGGCCAGAGTTATCTTCTCATTCAG AAAAATACAAGGATGGCAGCTAGAACAAAATATTGCACGCCCAGAATAAGATCATTCATCATCCCATTGTCAAACTATTCAGTCGATACTGTACTTTTTCCAG TTTCTTTCTTTGAG CTTCTTGGTTTACTAGGTAATTTGAAGGGTATAACATCAGACTTGGTAGCTTCACCGTGTGTACTGAAATTACATAGTGAGGGACAAGTTGGGGTGGTTAACAAGACTGAGCCAGGGCAGCTTTCTCAATTTGCAGCTTATTTCATTAGTGATACTGATCAAGCACAATCCTGCAACTATGCAACATTTGTCCCACTTGTTGAAGATGCACCTCTACAG AGGGCAGAATGGATCAAGTACTTGGGAGTTTTTTCAAATCTTGAAACAAGAGCAAATCAGGTCTACGATATG ATTAAAGAGAACTACATATGTTTGAGTAGAGCAGCAGCTAATAAGACTGCATCCTTCAAACCTACAGTTGCTTGGATGGAGTTCAATGAT GGTGTTTGGTCATTCACAAAAGAGACATACAAGTTAAAG TATGTTCAGGATGCTGGAGGAGCAAATATTGATGATTCCATTAACAAAGTGACATATAACATTTCCATACCAGATGACTTGGAGGAGTTTTACGCCATTTTGTGT ACTGTCGATGTGGTGATTGATGAAACCTATGTTCCTGATCCGGATGCTTATATGCTCTCGACCTTCCTCCAAAACACAAATTTGGAAGATAAGTCTTGCTTTGCATTTCTTGCAAATCAAAGCTTGTGGAGGTTCGACAAAagaattcaaaaatcaagtgtTCTTG TGCAGGACTGGTATGATGGAGCCGTCTCTCAACCTCAATTGGTCCTAGCAGATTTAATTGAAGCTTTATCTCCATCCGGGAATTACACGACAACTTATATCAGAAATGTTGCTAAG GGTGAAGGAGTTATTAACATCAGTCCTGACATGTGCCAGAGGGAAAGTTCAACTGCTATGGATCCTGTAGTTATACCTTGCTAG
- the LOC113701368 gene encoding beta-1,3-galactosyltransferase pvg3-like, producing MRKKKLILVAFPSLAVVLFIFIIFFSIRLKSPSSTATKSIIILQDTSHLESQFTLLIGILTRPDNYERRHFLRLIYGIQSSPIAKIDVKFVFCKLTKPEQRTYVALEIMRFRDIIILNCTENMNSGKTYAYFSSLPRILPQHYDYVMKADDDVFLRLVPLALSLQPLPRSDMYYGFVIPCPSMNPFVHYMSGMGFILSWDLVQWIAVSDIPANDTFGPEDKLVGKWLDMGKKAMNRFSNKPAMYDYPGTNSRCSHDLIPDTIAVHRLKKWEQWFHVLSFFNVTEELEKSNLYSV from the coding sequence ATGAGGAAGAAAAAATTGATTCTTGTTGCATTCCCTTCTCTTGCCGTAGtcctcttcatcttcatcatcttcttcagtaTCCGCTTAAAGTCCCCTTCTTCAACTGCAACAAAAAGTATCATTATACTGCAGGACACATCCCATCTAGAGTCGCAGTTCACCCTTTTGATAGGAATTCTTACTCGTCCAGACAATTATGAACGTCGCCATTTCCTCCGCCTCATCTACGGGATTCAATCCTCTCCCATAGCCAAGATTGATGTGAAGTTCGTATTCTGCAAACTCACCAAGCCCGAACAAAGAACTTACGTTGCTCTTGAGATCATGCGCTTTCGCGACATTATCATCCTTAATTGTACCGAGAACATGAACAGTGGAAAAACTTATGCTTATTTCTCTAGCCTACCAAGAATCTTGCCACAGCATTATGACTATGTCATGAAAGCCGATGATGATGTTTTCTTGAGGCTTGTGCCGTTGGCATTGTCTCTCCAGCCATTACCAAGATCGGATATGTATTATGGATTCGTCATTCCTTGTCCAAGCATGAACCCGTTTGTGCATTACATGTCAGGAATGGGATTTATTCTGTCTTGGGACCTTGTCCAGTGGATCGCAGTTTCCGACATTCCTGCAAATGATACCTTTGGTCCTGAAGATAAGCTTGTTGGAAAATGGCTGGATATGGGGAAAAAGGCAATGAACAGGTTTTCTAATAAGCCAGCAATGTATGACTATCCAGGAACTAATAGCAGGTGCTCACATGATCTCATTCCTGACACCATTGCAGTTCACCGGCTAAAAAAGTGGGAACAATGGTTTCACGTGCTCAGTTTCTTTAATGTAACTGAAGAGCTTGAAAAATCCAATCTTTACAGTGTATGA
- the LOC113702054 gene encoding protein SET DOMAIN GROUP 40 isoform X1, whose protein sequence is MAEEEDDAANLEFFLHWASELGISDSSSSTLPHKDSTFLPSCLGHSLVVSHFPDAGGRGLAAARDLRKGELILRVPKAALMTSESLMVKDQVLSACIKSHPFLSSTQILTIALLNEVNKGKSSWWYPYLKQLPRSYDTLAGFGQFEIQALQVDDAIWAAEKAAGKAKLEWQEASVVMAELKLKPALQTFKAWLWASATISSRTMHVPWDDAGCLCPVGDFFNYAAPAEEPCGNKTLGSCGNGFSMQTEGLSEANAQRLTDAGFEDDVGAYCFYAKRNYREKEQVLLSYGMYTNLELLEHYGFLLDDNPNDMAFIPLEPDMYTLCSWPKELLYIDQDGKPSFALLSAMRLWATPPNKRRSVGHLAYSGKQISVENEITVMGWIAKKCQDMLQNLRTSIEQDKLLLSSIGKIEDIFLPVELEKLPSICSTELRAFLESHEPTNEEAFNNLHIPRNARRSISRWILAVQWRLSYKRKLLCCIAE, encoded by the exons ATGGCTGAAGAAGAAGACGATGCAGCAAACCTCGAATTCTTCCTGCACTGGGCATCAGAGTTGGGAATATCAgactcttcttcttctactcTCCCTCATAAAGACTCCACCTTTCTACCTTCTTGCTTGGGTCACTCGCTAGTTGTCTCCCATTTTCCTGATGCCGGCGG AAGGGGTTTAGCAGCAGCTCGTGATCTTAGAAAAGGGGAGTTGATACTAAGAGTTCCTAAGGCAGCCTTGATGACAAGCGAGAGTTTGATGGTCAAAGATCAAGTGCTCTCTGCCTGTATAAAATCAcacccttttctttcttccactCAG ATATTAACCATTGCACTTTTGAACGAAGTCAATAAGGGGAAAAGTTCTTGGTGGTACCCTTACTTAAAGCAGTTGCCACGCAGTTATGACACGCTTGCAGGTTTTGGTCAATTTGAGATACAAGCTTTGCAA GTGGATGATGCCATCTGGGCTGCGGAAAAGGCTGCAGGAAAGGCCAAGTTGGAGTGGCAAGAAGCTAGTGTAGTTATGGCCGAACTTAAGCTCAAGCCTGCTTTACAAACCTTTAAGGCATGGCTCTGGGCTTCTGCAACT ATATCATCCCGCACAATGCACGTACCATGGGATGATGCTGGATGCTTGTGTCCTGTCGGAGACTTCTTCAATTATGCCGCTCCTGCAGAGGAACCGTGTGGTAATAAGACTTTGGGGTCTTGTGGAAATGGTTTCAGTATGCAGACTGAAGGATTGTCTGAAGCCAATGCACAGAGATTAACAGATGCTGGATTTGAGGATGATGTTGGTGCTTATTGTTTCTATGCTAAGAGAAACTACAGAGAGAAGGAGCAG GTTCTACTAAGTTATGGAATGTACACAAATCTGGAGCTGCTTGAGCACTATGGGTTTCTTCTAGATGATAACCCAAATGACATGGCTTTTATCCCTTTGGAACCTGACATGTATACATTGTGTTCATGGCCCAAAGAATTGCTATATATTGACCAAGACGGGAAGCCATCCTTTGCCCTACTCTCTGCTATGCGGTTGTGGGCAACTCCTCCAAACAAACGGCGATCTGTTGGACACCTTGCTTATTCGGGAAAGCAAATTTCAGTAGAGAATGAGATAACTGTCATGGGGTGGATAGCAAAGAAATGCCAAGATATGTTACAGAATCTGAGGACATCAATTGAACAGGATAAGTTGTTGCTGAGCAGCATTGGCAAAATTGAGGATATTTTTCTTCCAGTGGAGCTCGAGAAATTGCCATCAATATGTAGCACTGAGCTTCGTGCCTTCCTTGAAAGCCATGAACCAACTAATGAGGAAGCTTTCAACAACTTGCATATACCTCGAAATGCAAGAAGGTCTATCTCTAGGTGGATATTAGCTGTCCAGTGGAGACTCAGCTACAAGAGAAAATTACTATGCTGCATTGCAGAATGA